In a single window of the Leptospira barantonii genome:
- a CDS encoding MBOAT family O-acyltransferase has product MNFISIEFLLFFLAFYLIYWNVPEKSRKYLLIAGSAIFYSVFSFNFLFHLILVVLANWLLFRYFYDKSWYVKSAVVLNLLNLGLFKYFYLLMEFIGFVFSVPLFQEKVALDAKVSSLFGLTGFEVVLPATISYYTFQLISFAVDSKREGFNKNVGLTGFFSFIFFFPVMIAGPILRFDQVRDQFENPTMNPSKLIDGLWLFLRGLVKKGLLSAAILPLIAPAFLSPKDYSGIALLLTCFFFAANLYFDFSGLTDMARGIGKLMGFDLPENFKAPFFFQSFGDLWRRWHLTFSYWIRDYIYIPLGGSRKGELRTSINFIVTFMLGGLWHGANLNFLIWGLLTGVYLSLERVFEVQNWKILPEIPYVKATLRYLFVLLVYSISWTFFFTPDFNSAISSIGRILTFQSGQSLSGLETGFYMLVFVFLFHVGEEWPEKYSVPEVWRARLLPILGLLILFIMVGMNAGNADFFYSRF; this is encoded by the coding sequence ATGAATTTTATCAGCATTGAGTTCTTATTATTTTTTTTGGCGTTTTATCTGATCTACTGGAACGTTCCGGAGAAAAGTAGAAAGTATCTATTGATCGCGGGTTCTGCGATCTTCTATTCCGTATTCAGTTTTAATTTTCTGTTTCATCTCATCCTTGTCGTATTAGCAAACTGGCTTTTGTTCCGTTATTTCTACGATAAGTCCTGGTATGTAAAATCCGCCGTGGTTTTGAATCTTCTCAACCTGGGGTTATTCAAATATTTTTATTTGCTCATGGAGTTTATCGGATTCGTTTTTTCCGTTCCTCTTTTTCAGGAGAAGGTTGCGCTCGACGCAAAGGTATCTTCCCTTTTCGGTTTAACGGGATTCGAGGTCGTACTTCCGGCAACGATCAGTTATTATACGTTTCAATTGATTTCCTTTGCGGTGGATTCCAAAAGGGAAGGATTTAATAAGAATGTAGGTTTAACCGGATTTTTCTCGTTTATCTTCTTCTTTCCCGTGATGATCGCCGGACCGATTCTTCGTTTTGATCAAGTAAGGGATCAATTCGAAAATCCTACGATGAATCCTTCCAAGTTGATCGACGGCCTCTGGCTTTTTCTAAGAGGACTTGTCAAGAAGGGATTGTTGTCCGCGGCAATTCTGCCCTTAATCGCGCCTGCATTCTTGTCTCCCAAGGATTATTCGGGAATTGCGTTGCTTCTTACCTGTTTCTTTTTTGCGGCCAATCTATACTTCGATTTCTCGGGTCTTACCGACATGGCGAGAGGAATCGGAAAGTTGATGGGATTCGATTTACCCGAAAACTTCAAGGCACCTTTTTTCTTTCAGAGTTTCGGGGATTTATGGAGAAGGTGGCACTTAACGTTCTCGTATTGGATTCGGGATTACATTTACATACCGTTAGGCGGGTCCAGAAAGGGAGAATTGAGAACCTCGATCAACTTCATCGTCACCTTTATGTTAGGCGGTCTTTGGCACGGAGCCAACCTGAACTTTCTGATTTGGGGACTTCTCACCGGGGTTTATCTTTCCTTGGAAAGGGTTTTCGAGGTTCAGAATTGGAAAATTCTTCCCGAGATTCCGTATGTAAAGGCGACTCTGCGTTATCTGTTCGTTCTTCTTGTGTATTCGATTTCTTGGACTTTCTTTTTCACACCCGATTTCAATTCGGCGATCTCTTCGATCGGAAGAATTTTGACGTTCCAAAGCGGACAATCCTTGAGCGGACTCGAAACCGGATTTTATATGTTGGTCTTCGTGTTTCTGTTTCACGTCGGTGAAGAATGGCCGGAGAAGTATAGCGTTCCCGAGGTTTGGAGAGCGAGACTATTGCCGATCTTGGGACTTCTGATTCTTTTTATCATGGTAGGAATGAACGCGGGCAACGCGGACTTTTTCTACTCAAGGTTTTAA